A stretch of the Pseudomonadota bacterium genome encodes the following:
- a CDS encoding site-specific integrase, with translation MLNFSEIVTGRELEEVGQDEVLDFLIKITNGNKQSTKRNRYSTLSSFYNFTINTASPDLTNHCVTPIIKKIFRRPTCIQWKIIDKETIDEIIFTTMKIRNRIILELMARGGMRIGEVLKLTPRDIEDRKLIIQEPKSGRESEAVYLPRKLLRRLNDYVNDNEISATQRIFPISYVAA, from the coding sequence GCTCAATTTTTCTGAAATAGTTACTGGTCGAGAACTGGAAGAGGTCGGGCAAGATGAGGTTCTCGATTTTTTGATTAAAATCACCAACGGCAATAAGCAGTCAACCAAACGTAATCGCTACTCGACTCTTTCGTCTTTCTACAATTTCACAATCAATACCGCTTCCCCGGATCTGACAAATCATTGTGTAACACCAATTATCAAGAAAATATTCCGTCGGCCAACATGCATCCAATGGAAGATCATTGACAAAGAGACTATCGACGAAATCATTTTCACAACAATGAAAATCCGAAACAGGATTATCTTAGAGCTGATGGCCAGGGGTGGGATGAGAATTGGCGAAGTTTTGAAACTGACTCCACGAGATATTGAGGATCGAAAATTGATCATTCAAGAACCAAAAAGCGGTCGCGAAAGTGAAGCAGTCTATCTCCCAAGAAAATTATTACGGCGATTAAATGATTATGTGAATGACAATGAGATCAGTGCCACCCAAAGAATCTTTCCGATCTCTTATGTGGCGGCTTAG
- a CDS encoding site-specific integrase translates to MVGVKLRPHDLRRHAATYASRSGTPLEIVSKVILRHSDLSTTQRYLGKVNDAEAMKWIENLYG, encoded by the coding sequence ATGGTCGGTGTAAAATTGCGTCCCCATGATTTGAGGAGGCATGCGGCAACTTATGCTTCACGGTCCGGAACGCCCCTCGAAATTGTCAGCAAGGTGATTTTAAGACATTCTGATTTATCGACCACTCAGCGATATCTTGGCAAAGTCAATGATGCCGAAGCCATGAAATGGATTGAAAACTTGTACGGTTAG
- a CDS encoding DUF6364 family protein, with protein MSKTRLNVSLDRDLAEFAKIFAAENRTSVADMITQYLLSLKRRADGQQMEKVLSHPAFQQAMEDAQNKLRTGTAQWHSYDEVFGE; from the coding sequence ATGTCTAAAACTCGTCTTAATGTAAGTCTTGACCGTGATCTAGCCGAATTTGCCAAAATCTTTGCCGCAGAAAATCGTACTTCGGTGGCAGATATGATAACGCAATACTTGCTGTCCTTGAAACGGCGTGCAGATGGCCAACAGATGGAAAAAGTTCTCTCTCACCCTGCCTTCCAACAGGCAATGGAAGATGCTCAGAACAAACTGCGAACCGGAACTGCACAGTGGCATTCGTATGATGAGGTCTTTGGGGAGTGA
- a CDS encoding type II toxin-antitoxin system mRNA interferase toxin, RelE/StbE family: MESRFETAFLKAVKKHASIKKQVKQKVDMIMENPVAFGEPLKGNWQGFYSYPVKRNFIIIYLYCEVCRKKGDDAVVACSDCRETPDKTIKFVLLGPHDEAYGIK; encoded by the coding sequence ATGGAATCAAGATTTGAAACTGCTTTCCTGAAGGCAGTAAAAAAACACGCATCCATCAAAAAACAGGTTAAGCAAAAGGTAGACATGATAATGGAAAACCCTGTTGCCTTTGGTGAACCACTGAAGGGGAACTGGCAGGGTTTTTACTCTTATCCAGTAAAACGGAACTTCATCATAATTTATCTATATTGTGAAGTTTGCCGAAAAAAGGGCGATGATGCTGTCGTGGCTTGTTCCGATTGCCGGGAAACGCCCGACAAAACCATCAAATTCGTTCTGTTAGGCCCACATGATGAGGCCTACGGGATTAAATAA
- a CDS encoding type II toxin-antitoxin system HicB family antitoxin encodes MKTMKYKGYSARIEYSDEDLCFVGHIAGISDIVGFHGESVSDLRTAFEVAVDDYLYVCEKTGKLPLKPYSGKLMVHVPPKMHAAVAQAAEVSGKSINQWIVDKLDQAAQE; translated from the coding sequence ATGAAGACAATGAAATATAAAGGTTATAGCGCTCGCATTGAATATAGCGATGAAGACCTTTGCTTTGTTGGACATATAGCGGGTATTAGTGACATTGTTGGTTTCCATGGAGAATCTGTCTCTGATCTACGTACGGCATTTGAGGTGGCAGTCGATGATTATCTTTATGTCTGTGAAAAAACTGGCAAACTACCTCTAAAACCATACTCTGGCAAATTAATGGTTCACGTGCCACCCAAAATGCATGCTGCCGTTGCCCAAGCCGCAGAAGTAAGCGGCAAAAGTATAAACCAATGGATTGTTGATAAGCTGGATCAGGCCGCACAGGAATAA
- a CDS encoding type II toxin-antitoxin system HicA family toxin, with the protein MNSKQRNTLQAIYRNPIANNLEFKKIESLLVALGGELIEGEGSRVRFVLNGVVATFHRPHPNKEAKPYQVRDARGFLTQAGVKP; encoded by the coding sequence ATGAATAGCAAGCAGCGAAATACACTACAGGCTATATATCGGAACCCTATAGCCAATAACCTTGAGTTCAAGAAGATCGAGTCGTTGCTGGTTGCTTTGGGGGGCGAGTTGATTGAGGGCGAGGGATCACGAGTCAGATTTGTGTTGAATGGAGTTGTCGCAACTTTCCATCGCCCTCACCCAAACAAAGAGGCAAAGCCATACCAAGTTAGAGATGCCAGGGGTTTCCTGACACAAGCAGGAGTGAAGCCATGA